A region of Thermobifida halotolerans DNA encodes the following proteins:
- a CDS encoding type III polyketide synthase, with translation MTAAITGLGSALPSAVDQQALWDAFFCRHFAASRAARRIFTGSGVRRRHTVVNPLSEDLTGWSTAARMRRYAQEAHPLGHRAAAAALAAADVAADEVGLLTVASCTGYGTPGLDIGLAASLGLRPDVQRLLVGHMGCYAALPALGSAADFVVARRRTAVLVCLELTSLHLQPPTADPQQVVAHALFGDAAAALVLRPRSGNTPFTGPPRLELVDVAAFTDFGSGDHMTWTITDLGFRMELSPQVPDVLAEHVRPGVKSLLARNGLDLPDVRAWAVHPGGPRILDVVQDRLDLPESALAASRTVLADHGNCSSATLLLVLQELTGGGALREGGPVVAMAFGPGLTLYTALLHAIPEPRAGGAPPAR, from the coding sequence GTGACCGCCGCGATCACCGGGCTGGGTTCGGCGCTGCCCTCCGCCGTCGACCAGCAGGCGCTGTGGGACGCGTTCTTCTGTCGGCACTTCGCCGCGAGCCGAGCCGCCCGACGGATCTTCACCGGGTCGGGGGTGCGCCGTCGGCACACCGTCGTCAACCCCCTCAGCGAGGACCTGACGGGCTGGTCGACCGCCGCCCGGATGCGGCGCTACGCACAGGAGGCCCACCCCCTGGGACACCGGGCCGCGGCGGCCGCCCTGGCCGCCGCGGACGTCGCCGCCGACGAGGTCGGACTGCTCACGGTCGCCTCCTGCACCGGTTACGGCACCCCCGGGCTCGACATCGGGCTGGCCGCGTCGCTGGGACTGCGCCCCGACGTGCAGCGGCTGCTCGTCGGGCACATGGGGTGTTACGCGGCACTGCCCGCCCTGGGCAGCGCCGCGGACTTCGTGGTGGCCCGTCGGCGGACCGCCGTGCTGGTCTGCCTCGAACTCACCTCGCTACACCTGCAGCCGCCGACGGCCGACCCGCAGCAGGTGGTCGCGCACGCCCTGTTCGGCGACGCCGCCGCGGCCCTCGTACTGCGGCCGCGATCCGGGAACACCCCGTTCACCGGCCCGCCCCGGCTCGAACTGGTGGACGTCGCGGCGTTCACCGACTTCGGCTCGGGCGACCACATGACGTGGACCATCACCGACCTGGGCTTCCGCATGGAACTGTCCCCGCAGGTGCCCGACGTGCTGGCCGAGCACGTGCGGCCGGGCGTCAAGAGTCTGCTGGCCCGCAACGGACTCGACCTGCCCGACGTGCGGGCATGGGCGGTGCACCCCGGCGGTCCGCGCATCCTGGACGTCGTCCAGGACCGACTGGACCTGCCCGAAAGCGCGCTGGCGGCGTCCCGGACCGTGCTCGCCGACCACGGCAACTGCTCGTCGGCGACCCTGCTGCTGGTTCTGCAGGAGCTCACCGGCGGCGGCGCGCTGCGCGAGGGCGGCCCGGTGGTCGCGATGGCCTTCGGACCGGGACTGACGCTCTACACGGCACTGCTCCACGCCATTCCGGAGCCTCGGGCGGGCGGCGCTCCGCCCGCCCGGTGA
- a CDS encoding helix-turn-helix transcriptional regulator — MANTSTRMLRLLSLLQTHRYWPGRELAERLEVSERTLRRDVDRLRELGYPVDANRGVAGGYQLRSGTAMPPLLLDDEEAVAIAVGLRTAAGGAVEGIEETSVRALAKVVQVMPPRLRNRVEALRQSTAPAALGAGPTVNAVTLTAIAQTCRDTELLRFAYTARDGEWTRRLVEPHRLVPLGRRWYLVAWDVGRGDWRTFRVDRISEPKATGARFTPREIPGGDAAEFVRSRHRSVPRRHRMVVDVHADAAEVRQTVASWGQVEDLGDGVCRLTMHVDTFDWPTLVLVSLGAEFTVVGPPEFRDYLRERAGLFLRATAADGPDGSAEDGS; from the coding sequence ATGGCGAACACGAGCACGCGGATGCTGCGGCTGCTGTCCCTGCTGCAGACCCACCGGTACTGGCCGGGTCGGGAGCTGGCCGAGCGGTTGGAGGTGAGTGAGCGGACCCTGCGCCGCGACGTGGACCGGCTGCGGGAGCTGGGCTATCCGGTCGACGCCAACCGGGGGGTGGCGGGCGGCTACCAGCTGCGGTCGGGCACGGCCATGCCGCCGCTGCTGCTCGACGACGAGGAGGCGGTGGCCATCGCGGTGGGGCTGCGCACGGCCGCCGGGGGCGCGGTGGAGGGCATCGAGGAGACGTCGGTGCGCGCGCTGGCGAAGGTCGTGCAGGTGATGCCGCCCCGGCTGCGCAACCGGGTGGAGGCGCTGCGGCAGTCCACCGCGCCCGCCGCGCTGGGCGCCGGCCCGACGGTCAACGCGGTCACGTTGACGGCGATCGCGCAGACCTGCCGGGACACCGAGCTGCTGCGGTTCGCCTACACCGCCCGCGACGGGGAGTGGACGCGGCGGCTGGTGGAACCGCACCGCCTGGTACCGCTGGGGCGCCGCTGGTACCTGGTGGCCTGGGACGTGGGCCGCGGCGACTGGCGCACCTTCCGGGTGGACCGGATCAGTGAGCCGAAGGCCACGGGTGCGCGCTTCACCCCCAGGGAGATTCCCGGCGGCGACGCGGCGGAGTTCGTGCGCAGCCGCCACCGCAGCGTGCCCAGGCGCCACCGGATGGTGGTGGACGTCCACGCGGACGCGGCCGAGGTGCGACAGACCGTGGCGTCGTGGGGACAGGTCGAGGATCTCGGCGACGGGGTGTGCCGCCTGACGATGCACGTCGACACCTTCGACTGGCCGACACTGGTGCTGGTGTCGCTGGGCGCGGAGTTCACCGTGGTCGGCCCGCCCGAGTTCCGCGACTACCTGCGCGAGCGCGCGGGGCTGTTCCTGCGTGCCACCGCAGCGGACGGCCCCGACGGGAGCGCGGAGGACGGTTCCTGA
- a CDS encoding serine hydrolase domain-containing protein, with translation MTVETHGDDRLAARLEELLGPRHPVVAAAVVSPRGTAVAGRGTGPDSDFEIGSISKGVTGLLYADALARGEIGPDTTLGDLLPLDGTPAAEVTLASLSTHRSGLPSLPASAHPWRRTLALWRHGTNPYGENLAQLLDQARKVRLGKPRPRYSNFGFELLGHALARAAATTYAELLHRRIAAPLELDRCYVPATADQLRPGALTGTGRRGRPKEPWTGEALGPAGGIRASITGMARLTAALLEGTAPGIAALDPVTSFGAGARIGAAWITTPVRGRPVTWHNGGTGGFRSWLGIDRAASTGVVVLSATARSVDRHGFALLTEYGATGR, from the coding sequence ATGACCGTCGAGACCCACGGCGACGACCGACTCGCCGCCCGGCTGGAGGAACTGCTGGGTCCCCGCCATCCGGTCGTCGCGGCGGCCGTGGTCTCCCCGCGGGGCACGGCGGTGGCCGGTCGCGGCACCGGCCCCGACTCCGACTTCGAGATCGGCTCGATCTCCAAGGGCGTCACCGGACTGCTGTACGCCGACGCGCTCGCACGAGGCGAGATCGGCCCCGACACCACCCTGGGGGACCTGCTGCCGCTGGACGGGACCCCCGCTGCAGAGGTCACGCTGGCCTCGCTGAGCACGCACCGCTCCGGCCTGCCCTCCCTGCCGGCGTCCGCCCACCCGTGGCGGCGCACCCTCGCCCTGTGGCGGCACGGAACGAACCCCTACGGCGAGAACCTCGCCCAGCTTCTCGACCAGGCCCGAAAGGTCCGGTTGGGCAAACCTCGGCCCCGCTACTCCAACTTCGGGTTCGAACTGCTCGGCCACGCCCTCGCCCGCGCCGCCGCCACCACCTACGCCGAACTCCTCCACCGGCGCATCGCCGCCCCACTGGAGCTGGACCGCTGCTACGTCCCGGCGACGGCCGACCAACTGCGGCCCGGCGCGCTCACCGGCACCGGCAGGCGCGGACGGCCGAAGGAGCCCTGGACCGGCGAGGCGCTCGGACCGGCGGGCGGCATCCGGGCCTCCATCACCGGCATGGCCCGCCTCACCGCGGCGCTGCTGGAGGGCACCGCCCCGGGCATCGCCGCACTGGACCCGGTCACCTCCTTCGGCGCGGGCGCGCGCATCGGCGCCGCGTGGATCACGACTCCCGTGCGGGGCCGACCGGTCACCTGGCACAACGGCGGCACCGGCGGCTTCCGGTCCTGGCTCGGCATCGACCGCGCCGCCTCCACCGGCGTCGTCGTCCTCTCGGCCACCGCCCGATCGGTCGACCGCCACGGATTCGCGCTCCTGACCGAGTACGGCGCCACCGGCCGGTAA
- a CDS encoding HNH endonuclease, which translates to MPENRPAVPRGLRRALFVEAGHRCAIPTCRATPVELAHIVPWAKVREHTFENMIVLCPNCHTRFDRGEIDRLSMLEYKAQLKRISRTGADEKTRSERVRILETHGAFQTVIEIWWREIYSVSLAYLDLEETQSTIEETRSTYVEEFRHRAEEARALLEDFTRSGSTDMARAAEEVIDAMQQWADAAIEGIWPSSHIDAYTYYEDDVDRPLSSLQSCVYEYLGIGREDFSPSIQQGRD; encoded by the coding sequence GTGCCAGAGAACCGTCCTGCAGTACCCCGTGGACTAAGAAGAGCGCTCTTTGTTGAAGCGGGTCACCGCTGTGCCATTCCCACTTGCCGTGCGACTCCCGTTGAGTTGGCGCATATCGTTCCCTGGGCGAAGGTGCGCGAGCACACCTTCGAGAACATGATCGTCCTGTGCCCGAACTGCCATACGCGTTTCGACCGAGGAGAGATAGACCGGCTTTCGATGCTGGAGTACAAGGCCCAACTCAAACGGATCTCCCGGACGGGTGCGGACGAGAAAACACGATCGGAGCGCGTACGGATCCTCGAAACCCACGGGGCGTTCCAGACGGTGATCGAAATCTGGTGGAGGGAAATCTACTCGGTTTCGCTCGCCTATCTCGACCTAGAAGAGACGCAGTCCACGATCGAAGAGACACGATCCACATACGTGGAGGAATTCCGTCACAGGGCTGAGGAAGCGCGCGCCCTCCTGGAGGATTTTACCCGTAGCGGGAGTACAGATATGGCTCGTGCGGCGGAGGAAGTCATTGATGCGATGCAGCAGTGGGCGGATGCAGCGATCGAAGGAATCTGGCCGAGCAGCCATATCGATGCTTACACCTACTACGAGGACGACGTCGATCGTCCCCTGTCATCCCTGCAGTCTTGTGTCTACGAATACCTGGGAATTGGTAGAGAAGACTTTTCACCGTCCATACAGCAGGGAAGAGATTGA
- a CDS encoding HNH endonuclease signature motif containing protein, whose amino-acid sequence MAKQSRYYGSGTERALFMLSRGTCYAPPCKEPVLKMAESGTPRVNVQIAHIRALVEGEARYDKNYPEKLRNRFENLILLCKPHHTEVDSDLWVEQYPAEVLLRWKAEVEGGGLGDALKNVPPLNGDKEFEGIIVKSVETARLEILGRSTN is encoded by the coding sequence GTGGCCAAGCAGAGCAGGTACTACGGGTCGGGTACCGAGAGGGCGCTCTTCATGCTGAGCCGTGGGACGTGCTACGCGCCGCCCTGCAAGGAGCCGGTGTTGAAGATGGCCGAGAGCGGAACCCCTCGCGTCAATGTCCAGATCGCGCACATCCGGGCCCTCGTGGAAGGGGAGGCGCGGTACGACAAGAACTATCCTGAGAAGTTGCGCAACAGGTTCGAGAATCTGATCCTGCTCTGCAAGCCACACCACACCGAAGTCGACTCGGACCTTTGGGTTGAACAGTATCCGGCGGAGGTACTTCTCCGGTGGAAGGCCGAGGTCGAAGGTGGCGGGCTCGGGGATGCACTGAAAAACGTCCCACCCCTCAACGGAGACAAAGAGTTCGAGGGCATAATCGTCAAATCGGTTGAGACTGCGCGGCTGGAGATCCTGGGGCGATCGACGAACTGA
- a CDS encoding CPBP family intramembrane glutamic endopeptidase, with amino-acid sequence MTTDRRPLALPLTVFLLIAFGLSWLLATPLWLGDGLDHPLFMPITLAMMATPAIAALVVVFFVERPEHRARALGLWPLRPAGRLVGYLALGLVVPVVLVLAALPVGAAIGVYPADFTHFSAFREQVEAQLEAAGATGPQIPIGVLVAVQFVNVVIGAFVNLVPALGEELGWRGWLLPRLQRFGTAAALLVSGVIWGLWHAPLILLGYNYPTAPPWLGLLMMTGFCVVLGAVFGWLRLRSGSVWPAALAHGSLNAAAGFSLVFAQAGETIDTTRATILGWSGWIVPLLLVAVLFATGQFRPAPAEPTGVSGRPAS; translated from the coding sequence ATGACCACCGACCGCAGACCTCTCGCCCTGCCCCTGACCGTGTTCCTGCTGATCGCCTTCGGACTGTCGTGGCTGCTCGCGACGCCCCTCTGGCTCGGTGACGGGCTGGACCACCCGCTCTTCATGCCCATCACCCTCGCCATGATGGCCACACCCGCGATCGCGGCACTGGTGGTCGTGTTCTTCGTGGAGCGCCCCGAGCACCGGGCGCGGGCGCTGGGCCTGTGGCCGCTGCGCCCGGCCGGGCGCCTGGTCGGCTACCTCGCACTCGGCCTGGTCGTCCCCGTCGTCCTGGTCCTCGCGGCCCTGCCCGTCGGCGCCGCGATCGGGGTGTATCCGGCGGATTTCACCCACTTCTCCGCGTTCCGGGAGCAGGTCGAGGCCCAGTTGGAGGCGGCGGGGGCCACAGGGCCGCAGATCCCGATCGGCGTGCTCGTCGCCGTGCAGTTCGTGAACGTGGTCATCGGCGCGTTCGTCAACCTCGTTCCCGCGCTCGGCGAGGAGCTGGGCTGGCGCGGCTGGCTGCTGCCGCGCCTGCAGCGGTTCGGGACCGCTGCCGCGCTGCTGGTCTCCGGCGTCATCTGGGGGCTGTGGCACGCGCCGCTGATCCTGCTCGGCTACAACTACCCCACCGCTCCGCCCTGGCTCGGCCTGCTCATGATGACGGGCTTCTGCGTTGTCCTCGGCGCCGTGTTCGGCTGGCTGCGGCTGCGCTCCGGCTCGGTCTGGCCGGCCGCGCTCGCGCACGGCTCGCTCAACGCCGCGGCCGGGTTCTCCCTCGTGTTCGCGCAGGCCGGGGAGACCATCGACACGACCCGGGCCACGATCCTCGGCTGGAGCGGCTGGATCGTCCCGCTCCTGCTGGTCGCCGTGCTGTTCGCGACCGGCCAGTTCCGGCCCGCGCCGGCGGAGCCGACGGGGGTCTCCGGACGGCCCGCCTCGTAG
- a CDS encoding helix-turn-helix domain-containing protein, whose translation MNAALLTELAASTADRDPLTGLEAVARLRAETERVEAVLVRRARAGGATWPQIAAALGVSKQAVHKKHAGRGLLGGRS comes from the coding sequence ATGAACGCTGCACTGTTGACCGAACTCGCGGCATCGACAGCCGACCGCGACCCGCTGACGGGCCTGGAGGCCGTGGCGCGGCTGCGCGCCGAGACCGAGCGCGTCGAGGCGGTGCTGGTGCGCCGCGCCCGGGCAGGCGGCGCCACATGGCCGCAGATAGCCGCCGCCCTGGGTGTCTCCAAGCAGGCCGTCCACAAGAAACACGCCGGTCGGGGGCTGCTCGGAGGCCGCTCATGA
- a CDS encoding ATP-binding protein → MEQYGGDHLDFQNGVFHGPVVGKHEEHHHSPAVPTALFGLPPRPPGFTGRDAEVDAVLAALDPGGGSGAGVVLSAGMGGVGKTALAVAAGHAALARGRFAGALFVDLLGYSTPVPPETALGSMLRALGVPAERLPAETRDLAVLYRSMLHRRAAEHGGPILVVADNASSVDQVEPLLPGDDRGRLLITSRDVLHPLPARRLELFVLSPASSVALLVAQLRVNDPADPRTGADPAALTRVAELCAGLPLAVRGAASARGRGSARRKRPGDPGRKSSTLVDRRSVVNYG, encoded by the coding sequence GTGGAACAGTACGGCGGCGACCACCTGGACTTCCAGAACGGGGTTTTCCACGGTCCGGTCGTCGGAAAGCACGAGGAGCACCACCACTCTCCGGCGGTGCCGACCGCGCTGTTCGGGCTGCCGCCGCGGCCTCCCGGGTTCACCGGCCGCGACGCTGAGGTGGACGCGGTGCTGGCGGCGCTCGACCCCGGCGGCGGTTCCGGGGCCGGGGTGGTGCTCTCGGCCGGGATGGGCGGGGTCGGCAAGACCGCACTGGCGGTGGCGGCCGGGCACGCGGCACTGGCGCGCGGCCGGTTCGCCGGGGCGCTCTTCGTGGACCTGCTCGGCTACAGCACGCCCGTCCCACCGGAGACCGCGCTCGGCTCGATGCTGCGCGCACTCGGTGTCCCCGCGGAGCGACTGCCCGCCGAGACGCGCGACCTGGCGGTGCTGTACCGGTCGATGCTGCACCGGCGCGCCGCGGAGCACGGCGGGCCGATCCTGGTGGTCGCCGACAACGCGTCCTCCGTCGACCAGGTCGAACCGCTGCTGCCGGGCGACGACCGGGGCCGGCTGCTGATCACCTCCCGCGACGTGCTGCATCCGCTGCCCGCGCGCCGCCTGGAACTGTTCGTCCTCTCCCCCGCCTCGTCGGTGGCGTTGCTGGTGGCGCAACTGCGCGTCAACGACCCCGCCGATCCGCGTACCGGAGCCGATCCGGCGGCGCTCACCCGGGTGGCCGAGCTGTGCGCGGGGCTGCCGCTGGCGGTGAGGGGTGCCGCGTCCGCCCGCGGTCGCGGTTCCGCGCGCCGGAAGCGTCCGGGCGACCCCGGGCGGAAGTCGTCAACCCTCGTTGACCGCCGGTCGGTGGTCAACTACGGTTGA
- a CDS encoding ABC transporter ATP-binding protein, with translation MIHTSALTKHFVTRRRAVEAVRGVDLHVEAGEMVALLGPNGAGKSTTLRMLTTLLAPTSGSAVVAGFDVRTRPREVRARIGYVGQGNGAGRTQRGRDELLSQGRAYGMSGAAARARADELVSSLDLEGVADQVTSSLSGGQRRRLDIAMGLMHAPELLFLDEPSTGLDPQNRANLQEHIRRLREEHGTTVVMTTHYLDEADQMAERVVVIDHGSVIADASPEQLKAEHAGDRITLSFDRAEEAAAALPRLLGLAAGARGERIGECVVLEADGGSRSAAKLLRVLDEEGVQPVGVEIARPTLDDVFLNLTGRSLRDAAAAPTAEQETVA, from the coding sequence ATGATCCACACCAGCGCGCTGACCAAGCACTTCGTCACCCGCAGACGCGCGGTCGAGGCCGTCCGCGGCGTCGACCTGCACGTCGAGGCGGGCGAGATGGTGGCCCTGCTGGGCCCCAACGGGGCGGGCAAGTCCACCACGCTGCGCATGCTCACCACGCTGCTGGCCCCCACCTCCGGCAGCGCGGTCGTCGCCGGGTTCGACGTGCGCACCCGGCCGCGCGAGGTGCGCGCCCGCATCGGCTACGTCGGGCAGGGCAACGGGGCCGGGCGCACCCAGCGGGGCCGCGACGAACTCCTCAGCCAGGGCCGCGCCTACGGGATGAGTGGGGCCGCCGCGCGCGCCCGCGCCGACGAACTGGTCTCCTCCCTCGACTTGGAGGGCGTGGCCGACCAGGTCACCTCCTCCCTGTCGGGCGGCCAGCGGCGGCGGCTCGACATCGCGATGGGCCTGATGCACGCCCCCGAACTGCTGTTCCTCGACGAGCCGTCCACCGGACTGGACCCGCAGAACCGCGCCAACCTGCAGGAGCACATCCGCAGGCTGCGCGAGGAGCACGGCACCACGGTCGTCATGACCACCCACTACCTGGACGAGGCCGACCAGATGGCCGAACGGGTCGTGGTGATCGACCACGGCAGCGTCATCGCCGACGCCTCCCCCGAGCAACTCAAGGCCGAGCACGCGGGCGACCGCATCACCCTGTCCTTCGACCGCGCCGAGGAAGCGGCGGCGGCCCTGCCCCGCCTGCTGGGACTCGCGGCAGGAGCGCGCGGCGAACGCATTGGCGAGTGCGTCGTCCTGGAAGCCGACGGCGGCTCCCGGAGCGCCGCGAAACTGCTGCGCGTCCTCGACGAGGAGGGGGTCCAGCCCGTCGGCGTCGAGATCGCCCGCCCCACCCTCGACGACGTCTTCCTCAACCTGACCGGCCGCAGCCTCCGCGACGCCGCGGCCGCCCCGACCGCAGAACAGGAGACCGTGGCATGA
- a CDS encoding PQQ-binding-like beta-propeller repeat protein yields the protein MTTALAGEGLVDHPFRIVLWVLAGLGCGALLLQLLERVPPEQRHTVRRPVAASTVVAVSATLLAWLERPAWLLGGPADNTLPHLVGWAGSVAVVLGAVVVAATGHNHRPTVPVLSGGLVSGVLVTVLLAAVAWTGGQALSRPLAPLSPLFDGVDHTTADADSPGSAPFTLGEVAWTWQPPEEARPVRLLPTAGGAVVDLGHGVIALDTAAGEQTWHYLLPGTEMTVNVTPDWETTVLSHETEEGSVVVALNSITGKPRGHAVLPTPQEADIGLLTAEARILLEQTDEGWQLTARSLADDAHLWSRPLSSHCLVQQQTRSWIRTYDDRIVVAQPCHPELPRTPPEELAELSGGTNRLTSYDADTGEEEWTHEWEAEEPFGTFPELAHHHDDTRLEAPPFTASGPVVAVKHHTDGHEYLVLDLVSGTRHMEHFDLAGYDDRLHFTPEGVTALRHDPETDTLVYEFLLYFPGKEPEMVARMPAPDGPDDPDNHEWVTLMNAVVAVRPAADSPGRYLVDVAPWNSAAEPSQIPLDGVRLSEDSEAIRLVPVRGVVLVTDTAMTNVVALR from the coding sequence GTGACCACTGCTCTGGCAGGGGAAGGGTTGGTCGACCACCCGTTCCGGATCGTCCTCTGGGTGCTGGCCGGGCTGGGTTGTGGGGCGCTGCTGCTGCAACTGCTGGAACGGGTCCCGCCCGAACAGCGCCACACCGTGCGGCGGCCGGTGGCCGCGAGCACGGTGGTGGCGGTCTCGGCCACACTCCTGGCGTGGCTGGAGCGGCCCGCCTGGCTGCTCGGCGGCCCCGCAGACAACACACTGCCCCACCTCGTGGGCTGGGCCGGATCGGTCGCGGTGGTGCTCGGCGCGGTGGTGGTGGCCGCGACCGGACACAACCACCGGCCCACGGTCCCGGTCCTGTCCGGCGGGCTGGTATCCGGAGTACTGGTCACGGTGCTGCTGGCGGCTGTCGCGTGGACAGGCGGGCAGGCCCTGTCCCGGCCGTTGGCGCCGTTGTCGCCGCTGTTCGACGGAGTCGACCACACCACCGCCGACGCCGACAGCCCCGGATCGGCACCGTTCACGCTCGGGGAGGTGGCCTGGACCTGGCAGCCGCCCGAGGAGGCCCGTCCGGTGCGCCTGCTGCCCACGGCCGGGGGCGCGGTGGTCGACCTTGGCCACGGCGTGATCGCGCTCGACACCGCCGCCGGCGAGCAGACCTGGCACTACCTGCTGCCGGGCACCGAGATGACGGTCAACGTCACCCCCGACTGGGAGACCACCGTCCTTTCCCATGAGACCGAGGAGGGCAGTGTGGTGGTGGCGTTGAACTCGATCACCGGAAAGCCACGCGGCCACGCAGTGCTCCCCACACCCCAGGAAGCCGACATCGGGCTGCTCACCGCCGAGGCCCGCATCCTGCTGGAGCAGACCGACGAGGGCTGGCAGCTCACCGCGCGGTCACTGGCTGACGACGCCCATCTGTGGAGCAGGCCCCTGTCATCGCACTGCCTGGTGCAGCAGCAAACCCGTTCCTGGATCCGCACCTACGATGACAGGATTGTCGTCGCCCAGCCCTGCCACCCCGAACTGCCCCGCACCCCTCCGGAGGAGCTCGCCGAGCTGTCGGGGGGCACGAACCGCCTGACCTCCTACGACGCGGACACCGGAGAAGAGGAGTGGACCCACGAGTGGGAGGCCGAAGAGCCCTTCGGTACCTTCCCCGAACTCGCCCACCACCACGACGACACCCGTCTGGAAGCCCCGCCCTTCACCGCGTCCGGCCCGGTGGTCGCGGTCAAGCACCACACGGACGGCCACGAGTACCTGGTGCTGGACCTGGTGAGCGGCACGCGCCACATGGAGCATTTCGACCTCGCCGGATACGACGACCGCCTCCACTTCACCCCCGAGGGGGTCACGGCCCTGCGCCACGACCCGGAGACGGACACGCTCGTCTACGAGTTCCTCCTGTACTTCCCCGGCAAAGAACCCGAGATGGTCGCCCGGATGCCCGCCCCCGACGGACCGGACGACCCCGACAACCATGAATGGGTGACACTGATGAATGCGGTCGTGGCGGTCCGGCCCGCAGCGGACTCCCCCGGGCGCTACCTGGTCGACGTGGCGCCGTGGAACTCCGCCGCCGAGCCCTCCCAGATCCCGCTCGACGGGGTGCGACTGTCCGAGGACAGCGAAGCCATCCGCCTCGTCCCCGTCCGAGGAGTGGTCCTCGTCACCGACACCGCGATGACGAACGTCGTCGCCCTGCGCTGA
- a CDS encoding potassium channel family protein, with protein sequence MAAVAFAAGVVILLVLTWEVFQTALVTAGGGGPVTGAVTSWLWRLLRRAAGGSHRLLSLLGPAVAFSGLLLWVGAAWLGWWLVFLSGASVEASTTGHPADAWERCYFVGYTLTTLGNGEFRPTGPGWQLATVLTSATGLTLATLILSYLVSLVSAVVQERSLAVLVHALGERPERICARAWNGDDFTAIVPQLNSLNSAIAALARRHTAYPVLSYFHSRHRAEASAPNLAVLDEALTLMCHAVPPDNQLRGFTVTQTRAAIAELVATGVRGDGDGPPPVPSPRVLDSQGIPTVDPAEFERVFRDHDQRRSALAALLRHQGWDWKNVHPA encoded by the coding sequence ATGGCGGCCGTGGCGTTCGCGGCGGGAGTTGTGATCCTTCTTGTCCTCACCTGGGAGGTGTTCCAGACCGCGCTCGTCACCGCCGGCGGCGGCGGTCCGGTCACCGGCGCGGTGACGTCATGGCTGTGGCGGCTGCTGCGCCGCGCGGCGGGCGGCTCGCACCGCCTCCTCTCCCTACTGGGGCCGGCCGTGGCCTTCAGCGGACTGCTGCTGTGGGTCGGCGCGGCGTGGCTGGGCTGGTGGCTGGTGTTCCTTTCCGGCGCGTCGGTGGAGGCCTCCACGACCGGGCATCCCGCCGACGCGTGGGAGCGCTGCTACTTCGTGGGTTACACCCTGACCACCCTGGGCAACGGCGAGTTCCGCCCCACCGGCCCCGGCTGGCAGTTGGCGACCGTTCTGACCAGCGCGACCGGACTGACCCTGGCGACGCTGATCCTCAGCTACCTCGTCTCGCTGGTCAGCGCGGTCGTCCAGGAACGCTCTCTGGCCGTGCTCGTCCACGCACTGGGTGAGAGGCCGGAGCGGATCTGCGCCCGCGCGTGGAACGGCGACGACTTCACGGCGATCGTGCCGCAACTCAACTCGCTGAACTCCGCCATCGCCGCGCTCGCCCGGCGCCACACGGCCTACCCGGTCCTCAGCTACTTCCACAGCCGGCACCGGGCAGAAGCGTCGGCGCCCAACCTCGCGGTCCTCGACGAGGCCCTGACCCTCATGTGCCACGCGGTTCCCCCCGACAACCAACTGCGGGGATTCACGGTCACGCAGACCAGGGCGGCCATCGCCGAACTCGTCGCCACGGGGGTCCGCGGAGACGGCGACGGGCCGCCTCCCGTCCCGTCGCCGCGCGTCCTGGACTCCCAGGGCATCCCCACCGTCGACCCCGCCGAGTTCGAGAGGGTCTTCCGCGATCACGACCAGCGGCGTTCGGCCCTGGCGGCGCTCCTCCGCCACCAGGGGTGGGACTGGAAGAACGTGCACCCCGCCTGA